In Methanobacterium aggregans, the genomic stretch GTTATCAAAAGTCCAATCAAAGCCAAAATACTCTCAATACTGAGTGAAGGAGGTTTGAGTGCATCCAAGATCGTTGAAATGACAGGTAAATCCAAATCAACCATATCTGCCCATTTGATGGATCTCCTGGATGAGGGCATAGTTGACTACAGACCAGACCCCTCAGACAGGCGCAGGAAGATATTCTTCATCAAATCTCGATACATCGGAGACCTTGAAACTGGAAAGGAATTTGAAAAAGAAGTGGAGAGTTACCTTGAAAGGGTTACAGAATCAGGTGATCCCTTCGAATTTTTCAGGTTCGTCTTCAGAACCATAAGGGTTGCACTCATGGAGGAGGGAATCAACATCGACCCAGTACTCCACAATGCAGGTTTGAAGGTCGGTGAAACCTTTTACAAAAAATTAAAAGCTGAAGATCTTGAGAACCTCACGGAAAAAATAGCTGCATTCTGGCAGGAGAACAATCTGGGCCGTATAGAGGTTAAAAAGCTTGACCCCATTACTATAAGGGCTTACGACTGCTTCGAATGTGAAGACCTGCCCCAGATTGGAAGGTCTGCTTGTGCATTCGACTCCGGAGTGCTTGAAGCTGTGTTTTCAGCACATTTCGGTGAGGATGTTACAGTTGAAGAGATTAAATGCTACGCTAAAGGTGATAAGTACTGCTGCTTTGTTATAGATAAGGGGGGAGAATGATTTTTAGAGTTGATTCCCTTTAATGATCTTCAAAGTCGATGCCTTCAGAGTATTCTAATTCTCCACCGCACTGGCACCTGTCAAAGTCGTCAGGTGATTCCCCTGGCTGGAGCTTGTAGTAGCCTCCACAGTTTTTGCAGACCAAGTAACCCGTTTCCACAACAGGACCATTATATCCCTCGATGTCTTGCACCAGTTCTGGAATAGCTTTATACTTAGTTACATCCGTTTTTATTAATTTAAAAAAAGTGTTATACGCTTTGATAACATCTTCAGATTCTACCTCCAACCGACCATCATTCACTGCACTGCAGCCAGCCAGTGTTTGTATGAAAAGATCTTCTGCTACCCTGTAATCTGTAATCCAACCTACTTCCTCTCCAAGGGGAGGATAATCCATGACGAATATTTGAATCTCACCAAAAAAATCGTTTATCTTATTGTACAAGTTTTTTGTGTTTTTATTTGACCATTTGAGCTTTTTAAGGGCTTTAAAATATTCCGCTGTCGGTTCTGGCAGTTCTTCTAACTCCACCTCATCAAAAAGATCCAAGGCAAAAATTATTCGCTCATCAAGCCTGCTAAAATAAATATTCAAAGCATCATTCCAGTCCATAGTCCTCCCAGAGAATATAACGTAGGTGTACTGAATCATCATAAAAATCGTTACCATTTGCTTGGCAGTTACTAATGAAGGCGTGAATATGGTATTGAATATACCACCAAAGTGCAAATTAGCCCGAGCAAGCTTCAAAACACGAAGACCATCCAATTCCTCCAATGTAAAAACCCTATCCAACTTAGCATAAGCCTCCTCCCTAAAGGTACGCATAAACTTCTCATAAAAACCAGATTCAACCAAACTGTATATCTCAGAGATTACACCCTGCAAACCCTCCACTTCATAATCTTCTAAAAACCTTAAAATATCATTCATATCTTCAAGAGACTTAGATTTCTCCTTATTATAAGCCCTTTTATCAAGTTTCTCTAAGATTCCCATTGCGACCCACCAATTAATAACTAATATGAATTTTATATTATTAATTTTGCAATTAAACTTGTTGATCAGGTTTGCCAGAATGTATTGCTGAATGAATCAACCTGTTTATTCCCTAGGATTACCTAAATACTTTAATTTCCCCCCACATTCACAAATATCTGAATATTCATCAATAGATTCACCATATGGAAACTGATAATATGCACCACATTTTTTACAAACCAAATACGGCCCATGATCATCCAAATCTTCAATCAAATTAGGAATTGCCTTATATTCAGTTACATCCGTTTTAATCAATTTAAAAAAAGTTTTATAAGCCTTAATAACATCTTCTGTTCTCATTCCCAAACGATTACCATTTACTGCATTACAAGCAGTTAAGAACTGAATAAAAAAATCTTCTGTAACCCTGTACTTTGAAGGCCACTCTGTTACGGCAGGATAATTTAAAATAAAATCCATTACTTCAAACATTAATCGTTTTAAATCATCATATAATTTTTTATCTTCCCAATAAACTCTATTTAATGCTTGAAAATATTCTGGGGTAATATCGGGTAAGTCTTCTAGATCAATGTCATCAAAACTGTCTAAGCCAAAAATTAATAATTCATCCAACCTACTGAAATAAATATTGAGCAAATCTTCCTTTTCTAAGGGATTTTTGTGTATATAATAAACAGATTCAATGAACGAGTACAATGTAAGTGTATCTTGGACCGTGATAATTGATTTTGTGAAAATCGTCGTGAATATGCCACCTCTCCTCAAGTTATCATGAGCAAGTATTCCCACCCTATGTTTAGGTAAATCACCCAAAAAATCAACATCCTTATCGAACTTATCATTGGACATTGTATTTATCAAAGAGTTATAAAATCCAGATTCCATCATGATTCTAACTTCAGATAGAATTTCATCCAAATCAGGAATGTTAAGGTTTTTCAAATATGTAAAAAGATTTTCCATATCTTGTTGCCTTTTCCTTGCTCTCTTATCCAACTGCTCTTCCATTTTATCAACAATGCCCATATATCACACCTTTAACCTTAGTATTCCTCATCACGAGCTGGAGCAAAAATAAATAGTTTCTCAAAATTTTCACGTTCTGGGAGAGTAGTTAATTATTGTATTTAACAACTTGAAACTCTATTTAAAAAGGAATTTTTAACTCATTGAAGATATTCAGAAGATTTCTAATACCATTTAAACATCTTGGATAACCACCACTTCCACAGGAACTTTCATCCCCAGAAACTTCAGGAGCTTCGGGATTGAATAGTGGATCAAGGGTTAAAAATTATTTTTGTATTCTAATTCTCCACCGCACTGGCACCTGTCAAAGTCGTCAGGTGATTCCCCTGGCTGGAGCTTGTAGTAGCCTCCACAGTTTTTGCAGACCAAGTAACCCGTTTCCACAACAGGACCATTATATCCCTCGATGTCTTGTACCAGTTCTGGAATAGCTTTATACTTAGTTACATCCGTTTTTATTAATTTAAAAAAAGTGTTATACGCTTTGATAACATCTTCAGGTTCTACCTCCAACCGATTATCATTCGCTGCACTGCAGCCAGCCAGTGTTTGTATGAAAAGATCTTCTGCTACCCTGTAATCTGTAATCCAACCTACTTGTTCCTCAAGAGGAGGATAATCCATTACAAACCTTTTGATCTCAAAGGTAAAATCGTTCAGTTTATTGTACAAGTTTTTTGTGTTTTTATTTGACCATTTGAGTTTTTTAAGGGCTTTAAAATATTCCGCTGTCGGTTCTGGCAGTTCTTCTAATTCCACCTCATCAAACAGATCCAAGGCAAAAATTATTCGCTCATCAAGCCTGCTAAAATAAATATTTAAAGCATCGTTCCAGTCCATAGTCCTCCCAGAGAATATGACGTAGGTGTACTGAATCATCATAAAAATCGTTACCATTTGCTTGGCAGTTACTAATGAAGGCGTGAATATGGTATTGAATATACCGCCAAAGTGCAAATTAGCCCTAGCAAGCTTCAAAACACGAAGACCATCCAATTCCTCCAATGTAAAAACCCTATCCAGCTTAGCATAAGCCTCCTCCCGAAAGGTACGCAGAAACTTCTCATAAAAACCAGACCCAACCAAACTGTATATCTCAGAGATTACACCCTGCAAACCCTCCACTTCGCAATTTTTCAGGAACGTTAAAAGTTTATCCATATCTTCCCGTCCCATTTGACTGTCTTTTTCATAAGCTCTTTTATCCAGTTTCTCTAAGATTCCCATTTCAACTACCACAGTTATTTATTACTTAATTTATTTATAAGTATTATCCTACTAATTTGTCCGTAGTCTCTTTCACAGGCCCCGCAATCAGGAATTTAGCAAG encodes the following:
- a CDS encoding V4R domain-containing protein codes for the protein MTQRAQNKNSKPKNKGSIKIFATEKGVNVIKSPIKAKILSILSEGGLSASKIVEMTGKSKSTISAHLMDLLDEGIVDYRPDPSDRRRKIFFIKSRYIGDLETGKEFEKEVESYLERVTESGDPFEFFRFVFRTIRVALMEEGINIDPVLHNAGLKVGETFYKKLKAEDLENLTEKIAAFWQENNLGRIEVKKLDPITIRAYDCFECEDLPQIGRSACAFDSGVLEAVFSAHFGEDVTVEEIKCYAKGDKYCCFVIDKGGE